A single genomic interval of Hevea brasiliensis isolate MT/VB/25A 57/8 chromosome 4, ASM3005281v1, whole genome shotgun sequence harbors:
- the LOC110632516 gene encoding uncharacterized protein LOC110632516, whose protein sequence is MASTSELVKKLNLQPHPEGGFFCETFRDASVSLSTSQLPSRYKVDRPVSTAIYFLLPSGSVSHLHRIPCAETWHFYLGEPITVLELNETDGQVKLTCLGSDLTGDNQQPQYTVPPNVWFGAFPTKDYIISPDGAVANAAPRETESHFSLVGCTCAPAFQFLDFELAKCSELISRFPSHEHLISLLTYPD, encoded by the exons ATGGCTTCTACATCAGAACTTGTGAAAAAGTTGAATCTTCAACCCCACCCAGAAGGTGGATTCTTCTGTGAAACCTTTAGAGATGCATCTGTCAGTCTTTCCACTTCTCAACTTCCCTCtagat ATAAGGTTGATCGCCCAGTCAGCACAGCTATCTACTTTTTACTACCATCTGGGAGTGTTTCACATCTTCATCGCATCCCATGTGCAGAAACCTGGCATTTTTATTTGGGAGAACCTATTACG GTATTGGAATTGAATGAGACAGACGGGCAGGTCAAACTAACATGCCTAGGGTCTGATCTAACTGGAGACAACCAGCAACCACAGTACACTGTGCCTCCAAATGTCTGGTTTGGTGCATTTCCAACGAAGGACTACATCATTTCCCCAGATGGGGCAGTTGCCAATGCTGCACCGAGGGAGACCGAGAGCCACTTCTCTCTAGTAGGCTGCACTTGTGCCCCTGCATTTCAGTTTCTGGATTTTGAACTGGCAAAATGCTCTGAGCTCATTTCACGGTTTCCCAGTCATGAGCATCTCATCTCTTTGCTCACGTATCCTGATTGA
- the LOC110632522 gene encoding protein DEEPER ROOTING 1-like isoform X2: protein MKIFGWMQNKLNGRHGTKQLNSISVNHLHTHQEPRNQEFSDWPHGLLAIGTFGNSNIKEDSNKANSVQENLSQDHLQQLTLEEVEKLHDEVKSLLLNDTESDTAKLALDKLLNGNPSSEDEKDCHLQGSTLTILGTGKGTCLDNTGSAMNKKSLSFLLKKMLVCRGGFTPTPILRDQVPESRMEKILRATFYKKIYPQNPSSTSSTKKYLENKHKPRPVSEDGINHKDDKGSKWVKTDSEYIVLEI, encoded by the exons ATGAAG ATATTCGGTTGGATGCAAAACAAACTCAATGGCAGGCATGGCACCAAGCAACTTAATTCTATTTCAGTCAATC ACCTCCATACACACCAAGAACCTCGAAACCAAGAATTCAGCGATTGGCCTCATGGATTGCTGGCAATCGGTACGTTTGGAAACAGCAACATAAAAGAAGATTCCAACAAAGCTAACTCTGTTCAAGAAAATCTATCCCAAGATCATCTGCAACAGCTTACACTTGAAGAAGTAGAAAAACTTCATGATGAGGTAAAATCATTATTGCTTAATGATACAGAATCAGATACTGCTAAGCTAGCATTAGACAAGCTTCTCAATGGCAATCCCAGCTCGGAAGATGAAAAAGATTGCCATCTTCAAGGCAGCACCCTCACAATTCTTGGCACAGGGAAAGGAACATGCTTGGATAATACAGGCAGTGCAATGAACAAAAAGTCCTTGTCATTTCTTCTGAAGAAGATGCTTGTTTGCAGAGGTGGATTTACTCCTACCCCTATCCTAAGAGATCAGGTCCCAGAGTCCAGAATGGAAAAG ATATTGAGGGCAACATTTTACAAGAAGATATATCCCCAAAACCCAAGTTCAACTTCGTCTACCAAGAAATACTTGGAGAATAAACACAAGCCAAGGCCTGTCAGCGAGGATGGCATAAATCACAAGGATGACAAGGGAAGTAAATGGGTCAAGACAGATTCTGAAT ATATAGTTTTGGAGatataa
- the LOC110632522 gene encoding protein DEEPER ROOTING 1-like isoform X1 — MKIFGWMQNKLNGRHGTKQLNSISVNHLHTHQEPRNQEFSDWPHGLLAIGTFGNSNIKEDSNKANSVQENLSQDHLQQLTLEEVEKLHDEVKSLLLNDTESDTAKLALDKLLNGNPSSEDEKDCHLQGSTLTILGTGKGTCLDNTGSAMNKKSLSFLLKKMLVCRGGFTPTPILRDQVPESRMEKILRATFYKKIYPQNPSSTSSTKKYLENKHKPRPVSEDGINHKDDKGSKWVKTDSECKCTYYGANGVSKLKVRIKKHNYLLFINTIFELQI, encoded by the exons ATGAAG ATATTCGGTTGGATGCAAAACAAACTCAATGGCAGGCATGGCACCAAGCAACTTAATTCTATTTCAGTCAATC ACCTCCATACACACCAAGAACCTCGAAACCAAGAATTCAGCGATTGGCCTCATGGATTGCTGGCAATCGGTACGTTTGGAAACAGCAACATAAAAGAAGATTCCAACAAAGCTAACTCTGTTCAAGAAAATCTATCCCAAGATCATCTGCAACAGCTTACACTTGAAGAAGTAGAAAAACTTCATGATGAGGTAAAATCATTATTGCTTAATGATACAGAATCAGATACTGCTAAGCTAGCATTAGACAAGCTTCTCAATGGCAATCCCAGCTCGGAAGATGAAAAAGATTGCCATCTTCAAGGCAGCACCCTCACAATTCTTGGCACAGGGAAAGGAACATGCTTGGATAATACAGGCAGTGCAATGAACAAAAAGTCCTTGTCATTTCTTCTGAAGAAGATGCTTGTTTGCAGAGGTGGATTTACTCCTACCCCTATCCTAAGAGATCAGGTCCCAGAGTCCAGAATGGAAAAG ATATTGAGGGCAACATTTTACAAGAAGATATATCCCCAAAACCCAAGTTCAACTTCGTCTACCAAGAAATACTTGGAGAATAAACACAAGCCAAGGCCTGTCAGCGAGGATGGCATAAATCACAAGGATGACAAGGGAAGTAAATGGGTCAAGACAGATTCTGAATGTAAGTGTACATATTATGGGGCTAATGGGGTTTCCAAGTTGAAAGTTCGCATAAAAAAACATAATTATCTGTTGTTTATTAACACCATTTTTGAATTGCAGATATAG